A genomic window from Aquabacterium sp. OR-4 includes:
- a CDS encoding glycerate kinase type-2 family protein encodes MNAAIPTDDAQARALLRTLFDAAVARAQPAQVMGGFLPVPPDPARGRTLVLGAGKAGGAMAAAVDALWPADAPLSGLVITRYGHVPPACAARPGRIAVVEAAHPVPDAAGLAASARLMALTQGLTEHDLVLCLISGGGSALLTQPAAGLTLADKQALNKALLNSGAAIDEMNTVRKHLSAVKGGRLAALCAPARVVTLLISDVPGDEPAVIASGPTVPDASTCADALAILDRYGIALPPAARAGLESAAFESPKPGDACFARGSVALIATPRQSLQAAAEAARAAGLAAHVLGDDLEGESRCVGQVHAALARSVARHGEPFARPCVILSGGETTVTVRHARPGRGGRAGEFLLGAALALQGQAGVWALAADTDGIDGVEDNAGALVTPDTLARAAAAGLTPGDSLARHDAYGFFSALGDLVHTGPTFTNVNDFRALLVL; translated from the coding sequence ATGAATGCCGCCATCCCGACCGACGACGCCCAGGCGCGCGCCCTGCTGCGCACGCTGTTCGATGCTGCCGTGGCCCGTGCCCAGCCGGCCCAGGTGATGGGCGGCTTCCTGCCGGTGCCGCCCGATCCGGCGCGCGGCCGCACGCTGGTGCTGGGCGCCGGCAAGGCCGGCGGCGCCATGGCCGCGGCGGTGGATGCGCTGTGGCCGGCCGATGCGCCGCTGTCGGGCCTGGTGATCACGCGCTACGGCCATGTGCCGCCGGCCTGTGCGGCACGCCCTGGCCGCATCGCCGTGGTGGAGGCCGCGCACCCGGTGCCCGACGCCGCCGGCCTGGCCGCCAGCGCCCGCCTGATGGCGCTGACCCAGGGCCTCACCGAGCACGACCTGGTGCTGTGCCTGATCTCCGGCGGCGGCTCGGCCCTGCTCACCCAGCCGGCGGCCGGCCTCACGCTGGCCGACAAGCAGGCGCTGAACAAGGCCTTGCTGAACAGCGGTGCGGCCATCGACGAGATGAACACCGTGCGCAAGCACCTCAGCGCCGTCAAGGGCGGCCGCCTGGCGGCGCTGTGCGCACCGGCACGGGTGGTGACGCTGCTGATCAGCGACGTGCCGGGCGACGAGCCGGCGGTCATCGCCAGTGGCCCCACGGTGCCCGACGCCAGCACCTGCGCCGACGCGCTGGCCATCCTGGACCGCTACGGTATCGCGCTGCCGCCGGCGGCCCGCGCCGGGCTGGAGAGTGCGGCGTTTGAAAGCCCCAAGCCCGGCGATGCCTGCTTTGCACGCGGCTCGGTGGCGCTGATCGCCACGCCGCGCCAGAGCCTGCAGGCGGCGGCCGAGGCGGCGCGCGCCGCCGGCCTGGCCGCGCATGTGCTGGGCGACGACCTGGAGGGCGAGAGCCGCTGCGTGGGCCAGGTGCACGCGGCACTGGCGCGCAGCGTGGCGCGCCACGGCGAGCCGTTTGCGCGGCCCTGCGTGATCCTGTCGGGTGGCGAGACCACGGTCACCGTGCGCCATGCCCGGCCCGGGCGCGGCGGGCGGGCGGGCGAGTTCCTGCTGGGCGCGGCGCTGGCGCTGCAGGGCCAGGCGGGCGTGTGGGCGCTGGCGGCCGACACCGACGGCATCGACGGCGTGGAAGACAACGCCGGCGCCCTGGTCACGCCCGACACGCTGGCCCGGGCCGCGGCCGCCGGCCTGACGCCGGGCGACAGCCTGGCCCGGCACGACGCCTACGGCTTTTTCAGCGCGCTGGGCGATCTGGTGCACACCGGGCCCACCTTCACCAACGTCAACGACTTTCGCGCGCTGCTGGTGCTGTAG
- a CDS encoding DsbA family oxidoreductase, whose translation MTTLHIDFVSDVVCPWCAVGLASLQQALARLAPEVHAEISFQPFELNPQMPAEGEEIVAHLTRKYGIGPEQVAANAEAIRQRGAALGFEFGVGKRTRIVNTFDAHRLLHWAGLLGAREQLALKQALLKAYHTDGRDPSDAATLAAVAGEAGLDATAAAAVLASGEHADAVRQAAQRWLKAGIQSVPAVVIEGQYLVSGGQPPEVFEQALRQIAASSSTMC comes from the coding sequence ATGACCACCCTGCACATCGATTTCGTCTCCGACGTGGTGTGCCCCTGGTGTGCGGTGGGCCTGGCCTCGCTGCAGCAGGCGCTGGCGCGGCTGGCGCCCGAGGTGCATGCCGAGATCAGCTTCCAGCCCTTCGAGCTGAACCCGCAGATGCCGGCCGAGGGCGAGGAGATCGTGGCCCACCTGACGCGCAAGTACGGCATCGGCCCCGAACAGGTGGCGGCCAATGCCGAGGCCATCCGCCAGCGCGGGGCGGCACTGGGTTTCGAGTTCGGCGTGGGCAAGCGCACGCGCATCGTCAACACCTTCGACGCCCACCGCCTGCTGCACTGGGCCGGCCTGCTGGGCGCGCGTGAGCAGCTGGCGCTGAAGCAGGCGCTGCTGAAGGCCTATCACACCGACGGGCGCGACCCGTCCGATGCGGCCACGCTGGCCGCCGTGGCCGGCGAGGCCGGGCTTGACGCCACCGCGGCCGCCGCGGTGCTGGCCAGCGGCGAACACGCCGACGCGGTGCGCCAGGCCGCCCAGCGCTGGCTGAAGGCCGGCATCCAGTCGGTGCCGGCGGTGGTGATCGAGGGCCAGTATCTGGTGTCGGGCGGCCAGCCGCCCGAGGTCTTCGAGCAGGCACTGCGCCAGATCGCCGCCTCCAGCAGCACCATGTGCTGA